The Pseudomonas azotoformans genome has a segment encoding these proteins:
- a CDS encoding carbon-nitrogen hydrolase family protein — protein MRKLLAFTVTMALVAAVAAYLVWTQERPVAHYLSDLRITLAVNEGLPADRGNLLGIQPELFPADYQSLERLHLKLAAYLQKARDQGLINDKTIVVLPEHIGTWLMLTGEKNEVYQALHVKDAMNWLSVSNPLLFARAWISATGDNRTDDAYLRMKADGMARDYQVLFGGLAKEFGVTLVAGSITLPNPSVSQGQLRVGHGALYNASVVFAADGLPIGDPQRQLYPIYDERGFIEPGDENVVSVVDTPAGRLGVLVGSDSWYPDNYRKLNERGAQLIAVPAFVLGRDTWDRPWRGFKSVSTPTEISLKPEELSEGEAWRRLTLISQPPVSQASAGMSVFLRGQFWDLGTAGHSFLSSNGQVNADGEARGARLLNIWL, from the coding sequence ATGCGTAAACTTCTCGCTTTTACCGTCACCATGGCCCTGGTTGCCGCCGTCGCCGCGTATCTGGTCTGGACCCAGGAGCGCCCCGTGGCGCATTACCTGTCGGACCTGCGCATCACCCTCGCCGTCAACGAAGGCCTGCCGGCCGACCGGGGCAACCTGCTGGGCATCCAGCCGGAGCTGTTCCCCGCCGACTACCAGAGCCTGGAACGCCTGCACTTGAAGCTCGCGGCCTACCTGCAAAAAGCCCGCGACCAGGGGCTGATCAACGACAAGACCATCGTCGTGCTACCGGAACACATCGGTACCTGGCTGATGCTCACCGGCGAAAAGAACGAGGTGTATCAGGCTCTCCACGTCAAGGATGCGATGAATTGGTTGTCGGTGAGCAACCCGCTGCTGTTCGCCCGCGCCTGGATCAGCGCCACCGGCGACAACCGCACCGACGACGCCTACCTGCGCATGAAAGCCGACGGCATGGCGCGGGACTATCAAGTGCTGTTCGGTGGCCTGGCCAAGGAGTTCGGTGTCACCTTGGTGGCCGGCTCCATCACCCTGCCCAACCCGAGTGTCAGCCAGGGCCAACTGCGCGTCGGCCATGGCGCCTTGTACAACGCCAGCGTGGTGTTTGCCGCCGATGGCTTGCCGATCGGCGATCCGCAGCGCCAGCTCTACCCGATCTATGACGAGCGCGGCTTTATCGAGCCGGGTGATGAAAACGTCGTCAGTGTGGTCGACACTCCGGCCGGCCGCTTGGGCGTACTGGTGGGCAGCGACAGCTGGTACCCGGACAACTACCGCAAACTCAACGAACGAGGCGCCCAGTTGATCGCCGTGCCGGCCTTTGTGCTGGGCCGCGATACCTGGGACCGCCCTTGGCGCGGCTTCAAAAGCGTGTCCACGCCGACCGAAATCAGCCTCAAGCCCGAAGAACTCAGTGAGGGCGAAGCCTGGCGTCGCCTGACCCTGATCAGCCAGCCACCGGTCAGCCAGGCCAGCGCCGGCATGAGTGTGTTCCTGCGGGGCCAGTTCTGGGACCTGGGCACGGCCGGGCACAGTTTTCTCAGCAGCAACGGGCAAGTCAACGCCGATGGCGAAGCCCGTGGCGCGCGCCTGTTGAATATCTGGCTGTGA
- a CDS encoding AraC family transcriptional regulator: MKPVRLGDLSVGFVHTLADAIHSHGLDPQPLLLQYGLDPARLAEAGARLSIPRYMRLGHAAIQLTGDAGLGLRMGQLSRLSQAGLAGVTAAQAPNVREAARALTRFEALYGSNYRGQSSFAEDAEGAWLRFYSISPYNAYNRFVVDSIIAGWLHQLSSLAQQPVQAQRIDIEFEAPEYSDQYSVLGDIHFGAEANQLRLNQQTLALRNPQHCPSTWNLLLQLCERELEQLTRTRSLRERITRLLGPMLNGGREPDLEEVAARLKLPTWTLRRKLADEGTQFRAILNDTRRDLAMTYIRDTELAFGEIAYLLGFASAQAFQRAFRRWNNQTPGEFRRSQRHSA; this comes from the coding sequence GTGAAGCCCGTACGGCTGGGTGATCTGTCGGTGGGCTTCGTGCACACCCTGGCCGATGCCATTCACAGCCACGGCCTGGACCCGCAACCGCTGCTGCTGCAATACGGCCTCGACCCGGCGCGCCTCGCCGAAGCGGGTGCACGGTTGTCGATCCCGCGCTATATGCGCCTGGGCCATGCCGCCATCCAACTGACCGGCGACGCGGGCCTGGGCCTGCGCATGGGCCAGCTCAGCCGTTTGAGCCAGGCCGGGCTGGCGGGCGTCACTGCCGCGCAAGCGCCCAACGTACGCGAGGCGGCGCGCGCATTGACTCGCTTTGAAGCGCTGTACGGCTCCAATTATCGCGGGCAGTCGAGCTTTGCCGAAGATGCCGAAGGCGCCTGGTTGCGGTTCTACTCCATCAGCCCCTACAACGCCTACAACCGCTTTGTGGTGGACTCGATCATCGCCGGCTGGCTGCATCAACTGTCGAGCCTGGCCCAGCAACCGGTGCAGGCGCAGCGTATCGACATCGAGTTCGAGGCACCGGAATACAGCGATCAGTACAGCGTGCTGGGAGACATCCACTTCGGTGCCGAGGCCAACCAACTGCGCCTCAACCAGCAGACTTTGGCCCTGCGCAACCCACAGCATTGCCCCAGCACCTGGAACCTGTTGTTACAACTTTGTGAGAGAGAGTTGGAGCAATTGACCCGCACCCGCAGCCTGCGCGAGCGCATTACCCGCTTGCTCGGACCCATGCTCAATGGCGGCCGGGAACCCGACCTGGAAGAAGTGGCGGCACGCTTGAAGCTGCCCACCTGGACACTGCGCCGCAAACTGGCCGACGAAGGCACTCAGTTCCGCGCGATTCTCAATGACACCCGCCGCGACCTGGCCATGACCTACATCCGCGATACGGAACTGGCGTTCGGCGAGATCGCCTACTTGCTCGGTTTTGCCTCGGCCCAGGCGTTTCAACGGGCCTTCAGGCGATGGAACAACCAGACCCCAGGGGAATTTCGCCGCAGTCAGCGGCATTCCGCCTGA
- a CDS encoding transketolase-like TK C-terminal-containing protein, protein MSATTAHAAQLCIDALNITDTVHRSPLYTVMSMANTLEFSRQAWVIRGQSHSRRVGNWPSWFARNTAEKPLLYLHSAHSSAQLSALSDATQQRGILCNDTENQPSAWPKGTQPSLPLWLATHPRCTPYDPASGEEARTIVLAGLHTLYVEGEPGFYYLALHDQQSVAVLSTQDRQDALKGMYPITRDHTGDVRLLGAGSALEDVLHAARLLKQDWDITAQVWSSPSYTRLAREAAVAERWNRLHPTAPKRSCHLRECLAANAAPVIAVTGYPQAIVDQLAGYVDARFVPLGAGSVQAAAPSRYWIVVMALRALADEGRIALQQVETAMARYPLQ, encoded by the coding sequence ATGTCCGCCACTACTGCACACGCCGCGCAACTCTGTATCGACGCACTGAACATCACCGACACCGTCCACCGCTCACCGCTGTATACCGTGATGAGCATGGCCAACACCCTGGAATTCAGCCGGCAAGCCTGGGTGATTCGCGGCCAGTCACACTCCCGGCGTGTGGGTAACTGGCCCAGTTGGTTTGCACGCAATACCGCCGAAAAACCCTTGCTCTACCTGCACAGCGCGCATTCGTCGGCGCAGTTGAGTGCGTTGTCGGACGCCACACAACAGCGCGGCATCCTGTGCAACGACACTGAAAACCAGCCTTCCGCCTGGCCCAAAGGTACACAACCTTCCCTGCCACTGTGGCTCGCCACCCATCCACGTTGCACACCCTACGACCCCGCTTCCGGCGAGGAAGCCCGGACGATTGTGCTGGCAGGCTTGCACACCTTGTATGTCGAGGGTGAGCCGGGGTTTTATTACCTCGCGTTGCATGATCAGCAAAGCGTAGCGGTGCTGAGCACGCAGGATCGCCAGGACGCGCTCAAGGGCATGTACCCCATCACGCGTGACCACACGGGCGACGTACGTTTGCTCGGTGCGGGCAGCGCACTGGAAGACGTGCTGCACGCCGCACGATTATTGAAGCAGGACTGGGACATCACTGCGCAGGTCTGGAGCAGCCCCAGTTACACACGACTGGCGCGCGAGGCTGCAGTAGCTGAACGCTGGAATCGGCTGCACCCTACAGCGCCCAAGCGCAGTTGCCATTTACGTGAATGCCTGGCCGCAAATGCAGCGCCGGTGATTGCTGTCACGGGGTATCCGCAGGCGATTGTCGATCAATTAGCGGGGTATGTGGATGCGCGGTTTGTGCCGCTGGGAGCGGGGTCAGTGCAAGCGGCGGCACCGAGTCGGTATTGGATCGTGGTCATGGCGCTGCGGGCATTGGCGGATGAGGGGCGTATTGCTCTTCAGCAGGTGGAAACAGCGATGGCCCGGTACCCACTCCAATGA
- a CDS encoding MarR family winged helix-turn-helix transcriptional regulator yields the protein MSSKEPDVWFRFVRAHRTVIREIERRLAEADLPPYAWYDALWGLESGPDGTRRMHELADVLAIERYNLTRLVDRLEKDGLVVRSRSDGDGRAAFALITDAGRVLRKKMWKIYESTVDELFLSQIEPEQRQGFADALERTAGLAMEAGGQTRSRRKT from the coding sequence ATGTCGTCGAAAGAACCGGATGTATGGTTCCGTTTTGTCAGGGCCCACAGGACGGTCATCCGTGAAATCGAGCGGCGCCTGGCCGAGGCGGACCTGCCGCCGTATGCTTGGTATGACGCGCTGTGGGGCTTGGAAAGCGGCCCCGACGGCACCCGCCGTATGCACGAACTGGCTGATGTGCTGGCCATTGAGCGCTATAACCTCACGCGCCTGGTTGATCGCTTGGAAAAGGACGGACTGGTCGTGCGCTCGCGCTCCGATGGCGACGGTCGCGCGGCGTTTGCCTTGATCACCGACGCCGGCCGGGTGTTGCGTAAAAAGATGTGGAAGATCTACGAAAGCACGGTGGATGAGTTGTTTCTGTCGCAGATCGAGCCGGAGCAGCGCCAGGGATTTGCGGATGCATTGGAGCGCACGGCAGGGCTGGCGATGGAGGCCGGGGGGCAGACCCGCAGCCGGCGCAAAACCTGA